Proteins from a genomic interval of Sphingomonas sp. Y38-1Y:
- a CDS encoding CgeB family protein — protein sequence MKIAFYGSSLVSSYWNGAATYYRGILHALARRGYDITFYEPDAFGRQQHRDIDAPDWCRSVVYPATDEGLRSVLAEAGGANIVVKANGVGVFDRELLEGVVELGRPGALKLFWDVDAAATLDEMRGDASHPVLAALPKLDMVLTYGGGPPVVDAYEGFGAATCVPVYNALDPSTHHPVPADDRFACDLAFLGNRLPDREARVEEFFLKPAALLPERRFLIGGNGWEDKGMPGNVRHRGHVYTAEHNAFNASPLAVLNVARDSMANVGFSPATRVFEAAGAAACLITDAWEGIEQFLAPDTEVLVARDGQDVADHVAALTPERAKAIGEAALARVLAEHTYELRGEQVDALLKTAMAERRVAA from the coding sequence TTGAAAATCGCCTTCTACGGATCGAGCCTCGTCTCCTCCTATTGGAACGGTGCCGCGACCTATTATCGCGGCATCCTCCACGCGCTCGCGCGGCGCGGCTACGACATCACTTTCTACGAGCCCGACGCGTTCGGGCGGCAGCAGCATCGCGACATCGACGCGCCCGACTGGTGCCGCTCGGTCGTCTATCCCGCGACCGACGAGGGGCTGCGCTCGGTCCTGGCCGAAGCGGGCGGCGCCAACATCGTCGTCAAGGCGAACGGCGTCGGCGTGTTCGATCGCGAACTGCTGGAGGGCGTGGTCGAGCTCGGCCGGCCGGGGGCGCTGAAGCTGTTCTGGGACGTCGACGCCGCCGCGACGCTGGACGAGATGCGCGGCGATGCCTCGCACCCGGTGCTCGCCGCTTTGCCCAAACTCGACATGGTGCTGACCTATGGCGGCGGGCCGCCGGTGGTGGACGCCTATGAGGGGTTCGGCGCGGCGACGTGCGTGCCCGTCTATAACGCGCTCGATCCCTCGACGCATCATCCGGTGCCGGCGGACGATCGCTTCGCCTGCGACCTCGCCTTTCTCGGCAACCGGCTGCCCGACCGCGAGGCGAGGGTGGAGGAATTCTTTCTCAAGCCCGCCGCGCTGCTGCCAGAGCGCCGCTTCCTGATCGGCGGCAACGGGTGGGAGGACAAGGGGATGCCCGGCAACGTCCGTCACCGGGGGCATGTCTACACCGCCGAGCACAACGCCTTTAACGCCAGCCCCCTGGCCGTGCTCAACGTCGCGCGCGACTCGATGGCGAATGTCGGCTTCTCGCCCGCGACCCGCGTGTTCGAGGCGGCCGGCGCCGCCGCCTGCCTCATCACCGACGCGTGGGAGGGGATCGAACAATTCCTGGCGCCCGACACCGAAGTGCTCGTCGCCCGTGACGGTCAGGACGTCGCCGACCATGTCGCGGCGCTGACGCCCGAGCGCGCCAAGGCGATCGGCGAGGCGGCACTGGCCCGCGTGCTGGCCGAGCACACCTATGAGCTGCGCGGCGAGCAGGTCGATGCACTTCTCAAGACGGCGATGGCCGAGCGGCGGGTGGCGGCATGA
- a CDS encoding TIGR04290 family methyltransferase, giving the protein MAELGPWFHNIDLGGQWTAPDHFLGDYPGDKFRRFAADLPADLTGKSVLDIGCNAGFYSVEMARRGAARVLGIDSDDRYLAQARLATDALGFDTVEFAKCSVYDVASLGERFDVVIFMGVLYHLRHPLLALDLIREHVAGDLMLFQTMQQGSAEVLDVAEDHPFFLPGTTTPPPYFDDPAYPKLHFIERRFAGDWTNWWAPNAAATQAMLRAAGFTVQRTAEPDVYLCRTAPVPYAEHGPAAVYPSKGTSA; this is encoded by the coding sequence GTGGCCGAGCTCGGACCCTGGTTCCACAATATCGACCTGGGCGGTCAGTGGACTGCGCCCGACCATTTCCTCGGCGACTATCCGGGGGACAAGTTCCGCCGCTTCGCCGCCGACCTGCCCGCCGATCTGACGGGCAAGAGCGTGCTCGACATCGGTTGCAACGCGGGCTTCTATTCGGTCGAGATGGCGCGGCGCGGCGCCGCCCGCGTGCTCGGCATCGACAGCGACGACCGCTATCTGGCGCAGGCGCGGCTCGCCACCGACGCGCTCGGCTTCGATACCGTCGAGTTCGCGAAATGCTCGGTCTATGACGTCGCGTCGCTCGGTGAGCGGTTCGACGTCGTGATCTTCATGGGCGTGCTCTATCACCTGCGCCACCCGCTGCTCGCGCTCGACCTGATCCGCGAGCATGTCGCCGGCGACCTGATGCTGTTCCAGACGATGCAGCAAGGATCGGCCGAGGTGCTGGACGTGGCCGAGGACCATCCGTTCTTCCTGCCGGGCACGACGACGCCCCCGCCCTATTTCGACGACCCCGCCTATCCAAAGCTCCATTTCATCGAGCGCAGGTTCGCGGGCGACTGGACCAACTGGTGGGCGCCCAACGCCGCCGCGACGCAGGCGATGCTGCGCGCCGCGGGCTTCACGGTGCAGCGAACCGCCGAGCCCGACGTCTATCTCTGCCGCACGGCGCCGGTGCCCTATGCCGAGCACGGCCCCGCCGCGGTCTATCCTTCGAAGGGAACAAGCGCTTGA
- a CDS encoding glycosyl hydrolase: MIEAAMLWNEPNNKSHWDPSIDPDWSMFASHVIAAGNSIRAVNPAMTRVLGGMSPIDTHWLRRMEGHGALEAVDVVAVHGFPLDWNLWPLDQWPAKIDEIRAVTDKPVWVTEVGVSSFGAEEVQVFGLDRTATLLKDKAPRIFWYSLFDLPMSWGAETRHREAEGSSYYRHFYLGLIREDGTPKPALDTYARHAADIGLMQWFHFEDPRLDEAVAWMKRLGTRRIRTGLSWADSFRPNAVDWFDRQMEALADFDVTVTFCFTPEHLGIAPHHTSPARDPQAFADFCAWMIDRYAPASGGSQGLTAPPAPAEPPAAPELTPLAFNRDERLAAERSAA; this comes from the coding sequence TTGATCGAAGCGGCGATGCTCTGGAACGAGCCCAACAACAAGTCGCACTGGGATCCGTCGATCGATCCCGACTGGTCGATGTTCGCAAGCCACGTGATCGCGGCGGGCAATTCGATCCGCGCGGTCAATCCGGCCATGACGCGCGTGCTGGGCGGCATGTCGCCGATCGACACGCATTGGTTGCGGCGGATGGAAGGACATGGCGCGCTGGAGGCGGTCGACGTCGTCGCCGTCCACGGCTTCCCGCTCGACTGGAACCTGTGGCCGCTCGACCAGTGGCCGGCCAAGATCGACGAGATCCGCGCCGTCACCGACAAGCCGGTCTGGGTGACGGAGGTCGGCGTCAGCTCCTTCGGGGCCGAGGAGGTGCAGGTCTTCGGCCTCGATCGCACCGCCACGCTCCTGAAGGACAAGGCGCCGCGCATCTTCTGGTACTCGCTGTTCGACCTGCCGATGAGCTGGGGCGCCGAGACGCGCCACCGGGAGGCGGAGGGATCGTCCTATTACCGCCACTTCTATCTCGGCCTGATCCGCGAGGACGGGACGCCCAAGCCCGCGCTCGACACCTATGCGCGCCATGCCGCCGACATCGGCCTGATGCAGTGGTTCCATTTCGAGGACCCCCGCCTGGACGAAGCCGTGGCGTGGATGAAGCGGCTGGGCACGCGGCGCATCCGCACCGGCCTGTCCTGGGCCGACAGTTTCCGCCCGAACGCGGTCGACTGGTTCGACCGGCAGATGGAGGCGCTGGCCGACTTCGACGTCACCGTCACCTTCTGCTTCACGCCCGAGCATCTCGGCATCGCACCGCACCACACCAGTCCCGCGCGCGATCCACAGGCGTTTGCCGATTTCTGCGCCTGGATGATCGATCGCTATGCGCCCGCCAGCGGCGGATCGCAGGGCCTCACCGCCCCGCCCGCCCCGGCCGAGCCGCCGGCGGCGCCCGAACTCACCCCCCTCGCCTTTAACCGCGACGAGCGCCTCGCCGCCGAACGGAGCGCCGCCTGA
- a CDS encoding CgeB family protein — MRIAYFTHSLASCWNHGNAHFLRGVLRALIERGHQVRAYEPAGNWSLTNLLADHGREGLNAYDAAYPNLGSIAFESDADPAELIGDADLVIVHEWNEPALVAAIGRVRAAGGRFRLLFHDTHHRAVSDPEAIRAFDLSGYDGVLAFGEALSEVYRRWGWGDRVWTWHEAADIRHFHPPAEEGERAGLVWIGNWGDGERTEELERFLFRPAQDAGLPLDLYGVRYPDEARAMLRRYGVAFHGWAPNAAAPGIFARHLATVHVPRRYYTTILPGIPTIRVFEALACGIPLVSAPWDDAEGLFTPGRDFLFAEDGEAMARHLRALAADPAMRAELAAHGLATIRARHSCDHRADELLAIAATLDTPDLETVA, encoded by the coding sequence ATGAGGATCGCCTATTTCACCCACTCGCTCGCGTCCTGCTGGAACCACGGCAACGCGCATTTCCTGCGCGGCGTGCTGCGCGCGCTGATCGAACGCGGGCATCAGGTCCGCGCCTATGAGCCCGCCGGCAATTGGAGTCTGACCAACCTGCTCGCCGATCACGGTCGCGAGGGGCTGAACGCCTATGACGCGGCCTATCCCAATCTCGGCTCGATCGCGTTCGAGAGCGATGCCGATCCGGCCGAGCTGATCGGCGACGCCGACCTCGTCATCGTCCATGAGTGGAACGAGCCCGCGCTCGTCGCCGCGATCGGACGAGTGCGTGCGGCGGGCGGGCGTTTCCGCCTGTTGTTCCACGACACCCACCATCGCGCAGTCAGCGATCCGGAGGCGATTCGCGCCTTCGACCTGTCCGGCTATGACGGCGTCCTCGCCTTTGGCGAGGCATTGTCCGAAGTCTATCGCCGCTGGGGCTGGGGCGACCGCGTCTGGACCTGGCACGAGGCCGCCGACATCCGCCATTTCCACCCGCCGGCCGAAGAGGGCGAGCGCGCCGGCCTCGTCTGGATCGGCAATTGGGGCGACGGCGAGCGGACCGAGGAGCTGGAACGCTTCCTGTTCCGTCCGGCGCAGGATGCCGGGCTGCCGCTCGACCTGTATGGCGTCCGCTATCCCGACGAGGCGCGGGCGATGCTCCGGCGCTACGGCGTCGCGTTCCATGGCTGGGCGCCCAATGCCGCCGCGCCGGGGATCTTTGCGCGCCACCTCGCCACCGTCCATGTGCCTCGGCGATATTACACGACGATCCTCCCCGGCATCCCGACGATCCGCGTGTTCGAGGCGCTGGCGTGCGGCATTCCGCTCGTCAGCGCACCCTGGGACGATGCCGAGGGGCTGTTCACCCCTGGCCGCGACTTCCTGTTCGCCGAGGATGGCGAGGCGATGGCGCGCCACCTGCGCGCGCTCGCCGCCGATCCGGCGATGCGCGCGGAACTCGCCGCCCACGGCCTTGCCACCATCCGAGCGCGCCACAGCTGCGACCACCGCGCCGACGAGCTGCTGGCGATCGCCGCCACGCTCGACACCCCCGATCTGGAGACCGTCGCTTGA
- a CDS encoding glycosyltransferase family 4 protein, translating to MTADAVGGVWQYALDLARALAPLGTETVLALLGPAPDAAQRRAAEAVPGLRLIETGLPLDWLAEDEDAVRASGAAVATLAVREGADLIQLNQPALAATPMPAPTIAVLHSCVATWWQAAGEGAMPEAFAWQTRLVADGLARASVVVCPTQAFADAATRAYALRRSPMVIHNGRAPAVVAAAPMRDFAFTAGRLWDGGKDVATLDRAAAMLGVPFEAAGPLAAPNGDRVEIAHLTALGRLDDGAVAARLTERPVFVSAARYEPFGLAVLEAAQAGCALVLSDIPTFRELWDGAADFVAPGDAAGFAAATAALIADRDRRIAQGEAAQVRALDYTPDRMVAAMAAIYAPLLQRVAA from the coding sequence ATGACAGCCGATGCCGTTGGCGGCGTCTGGCAATATGCTCTCGATCTTGCGCGCGCGCTGGCGCCGCTGGGGACCGAAACGGTCTTGGCGCTGCTCGGCCCGGCGCCCGACGCGGCACAGCGACGCGCGGCGGAAGCGGTGCCGGGCCTGCGACTGATCGAGACTGGCTTGCCGCTCGACTGGCTTGCCGAGGACGAGGACGCGGTCCGCGCCTCTGGGGCAGCGGTCGCTACGCTGGCCGTGCGCGAAGGCGCCGACCTCATCCAGCTCAACCAGCCCGCGCTCGCCGCCACGCCGATGCCCGCGCCGACGATTGCGGTGCTGCACAGCTGCGTCGCGACCTGGTGGCAGGCGGCGGGCGAGGGGGCGATGCCCGAAGCCTTCGCCTGGCAGACGCGATTGGTGGCGGACGGGCTTGCGCGGGCGAGCGTCGTCGTCTGCCCGACCCAAGCCTTTGCCGATGCCGCGACCCGCGCTTATGCGCTGCGGCGCTCGCCGATGGTAATCCACAATGGCCGCGCGCCGGCGGTGGTCGCGGCGGCGCCGATGCGCGACTTCGCCTTTACCGCCGGTCGCCTGTGGGACGGCGGCAAGGACGTGGCAACGCTCGACCGCGCGGCGGCGATGCTCGGCGTGCCGTTCGAAGCGGCCGGACCGCTCGCGGCTCCGAATGGGGATCGGGTCGAGATTGCACACCTGACCGCGCTCGGCCGTCTCGACGACGGTGCGGTCGCCGCGCGCCTGACCGAGCGCCCCGTCTTCGTGTCGGCCGCGCGCTATGAGCCGTTCGGGCTTGCGGTGCTGGAAGCGGCGCAAGCGGGCTGCGCACTCGTCCTGTCGGACATTCCCACCTTTCGCGAGCTGTGGGACGGCGCGGCGGACTTCGTCGCCCCCGGCGATGCCGCGGGGTTCGCCGCCGCCACTGCCGCGCTGATCGCCGATCGTGATCGCCGGATCGCGCAAGGCGAAGCGGCACAGGTTCGCGCACTCGACTACACGCCCGACCGCATGGTCGCGGCGATGGCGGCTATCTACGCGCCGCTTTTACAGCGGGTGGCGGCATGA
- a CDS encoding inositol-3-phosphate synthase — protein MLSPERRGINVAIVGIGNCASSLVQGLSHYRAGANETIGLMHETIGGYHPSDIRVVAAWDVDKRKVGRDVAEAIFAKPNCTAVFCDRVEETGAVVRMGRVLDGVADHMGDFPEDRSFRVAEEAEPSAEDVIAALRDAKADVLMNYLPVGSQKASEFYAECALEAGVAFVNNIPVFIASDPDWADRFTAAGVPIIGDDIKAQLGATIVHRVLTDLFKKRGVELERTYQLNTGGNTDFANMLNRSRLASKKTSKTEAVQSVAATRLVDENIHVGPSDYVAWQNDNKVCFLRMEGRMFGGVPMNLELRLSVEDSPNSAGVAIDMIRCAKVARDRGLAGPLLPAAAWFCKHPPVQMTDDEACAAVEAFIEG, from the coding sequence ATGCTTTCCCCCGAACGCCGCGGCATTAACGTCGCCATCGTCGGCATCGGCAATTGTGCCAGCTCGCTGGTGCAGGGCCTGTCCCATTACCGCGCGGGCGCGAACGAGACGATCGGGCTGATGCACGAGACGATCGGCGGCTATCACCCGAGCGACATCCGCGTCGTCGCCGCCTGGGACGTCGACAAGCGCAAGGTCGGCCGCGACGTCGCAGAGGCGATCTTTGCCAAGCCCAATTGCACCGCGGTCTTCTGCGATCGGGTCGAGGAGACGGGCGCGGTGGTCCGCATGGGCCGCGTGCTCGACGGCGTTGCCGACCATATGGGCGACTTTCCCGAGGACCGCAGCTTCCGCGTCGCCGAGGAGGCCGAGCCGAGCGCCGAGGACGTCATCGCGGCGCTGCGCGACGCCAAGGCCGACGTGCTGATGAACTACCTGCCCGTCGGGTCGCAGAAGGCGAGCGAATTCTACGCCGAATGCGCGCTGGAAGCCGGGGTGGCGTTCGTGAACAACATTCCCGTTTTCATCGCGAGCGATCCCGACTGGGCCGACCGCTTCACCGCGGCGGGGGTGCCCATCATCGGCGACGACATCAAGGCGCAGCTGGGCGCGACGATCGTCCACCGCGTCCTGACCGACCTGTTCAAGAAGCGCGGCGTCGAGCTCGAACGGACGTATCAGCTCAACACCGGCGGCAACACCGACTTCGCCAACATGCTCAACCGCTCGCGCCTCGCCTCCAAGAAGACCTCGAAGACCGAGGCGGTGCAGTCGGTCGCGGCAACGCGCCTCGTCGACGAGAACATCCATGTCGGTCCCAGCGACTATGTCGCGTGGCAGAACGACAACAAGGTCTGCTTCCTCCGTATGGAAGGCCGGATGTTCGGCGGCGTGCCGATGAACCTGGAGCTTCGACTGTCGGTCGAGGATTCGCCGAATTCGGCCGGTGTCGCGATCGACATGATCCGCTGCGCCAAGGTCGCGCGCGATCGCGGTCTGGCGGGCCCGCTGCTGCCCGCGGCGGCGTGGTTCTGCAAGCACCCGCCGGTGCAGATGACCGACGACGAGGCGTGCGCGGCGGTGGAGGCGTTCATCGAGGGGTGA
- a CDS encoding NAD-dependent epimerase/dehydratase family protein gives MSDAILVTGGAGFIGSNLTDRLAGEGRRVIVYDALSRAGVETNLEWLRSRHGDRIEAVIADVRDGDRLAHEAARAGAVFHLAAQVAVTTSLVDPREDFAINIAATLDLLEALRTRNPAAPIVFASTNKVYGDLSDIAFTVEGERYVPADAEVRAHGIGEARPLDFHTPYGCSKGAADQYVLDYARSFGLRAAVLRMSCIYGQRQMGTEDQGWVAHFLIRALEGKPITLYGDGRQVRDILDVRDAVDAYVAAWSNIDAVAGRAFNLGGGPDNSVSLRELLAQIGELIGREVEIGYDDWRAGDQRYFVADTRAAEAALGLGPKRPWREGVERLAHWLSEARGLPIGAASRVAA, from the coding sequence ATGAGCGACGCCATCCTCGTCACCGGCGGCGCCGGCTTCATCGGCTCCAACCTCACCGACCGGCTGGCGGGCGAGGGGCGCCGCGTCATCGTCTATGACGCGCTGTCGCGGGCGGGCGTCGAGACCAATCTCGAATGGCTGCGCTCGCGTCATGGCGATCGGATCGAGGCGGTGATCGCCGACGTTCGCGACGGTGATCGGCTGGCGCATGAAGCGGCGCGGGCGGGCGCGGTGTTTCACCTGGCGGCGCAGGTCGCGGTGACGACCAGCCTGGTCGACCCGCGCGAGGATTTCGCGATCAACATCGCCGCGACGCTCGACCTTCTGGAGGCGCTGCGCACGCGCAACCCGGCGGCGCCGATCGTCTTCGCCTCGACCAACAAGGTGTACGGCGACCTCAGCGACATCGCGTTCACCGTCGAGGGCGAGCGCTACGTGCCGGCCGACGCGGAGGTTCGCGCGCACGGCATCGGCGAGGCGCGGCCGCTCGACTTCCATACGCCCTATGGCTGTTCGAAGGGCGCGGCGGACCAATATGTGCTCGACTACGCGCGCAGCTTCGGCCTGCGCGCCGCGGTGCTCCGCATGAGCTGCATCTACGGCCAGCGCCAGATGGGGACCGAGGACCAGGGGTGGGTCGCGCATTTCCTGATCCGCGCGCTCGAGGGCAAGCCGATCACGCTTTATGGCGACGGGCGGCAGGTGCGCGACATCCTCGACGTGCGCGATGCCGTCGACGCGTATGTCGCCGCTTGGTCGAATATCGACGCCGTGGCGGGCCGCGCGTTCAACCTGGGCGGCGGGCCCGATAATTCGGTCAGCCTGCGCGAGCTTCTCGCCCAGATCGGAGAGCTGATCGGGCGCGAGGTCGAGATCGGCTATGACGACTGGCGCGCGGGCGACCAGCGCTATTTCGTCGCCGACACGCGCGCGGCGGAGGCGGCGCTGGGGCTCGGCCCGAAGCGTCCGTGGCGCGAGGGGGTCGAACGGCTGGCGCACTGGCTGTCCGAAGCGCGCGGCCTGCCGATCGGCGCCGCCAGCCGGGTGGCCGCGTGA
- a CDS encoding glycosyltransferase family 9 protein → MAAVFELWTKTMRERDYPRAWTLADTSLRARDPATRDDPRLPYHERWVWDGTAPDGRDVLVRCYHGLGDTIQYARFLPLLAARAQSLTIEVQPRLLALLRPLVPGASWVPFDPAHPLPAAEVDIGITELDFALRAAPGDAVVPYLTAKAAALPSGTVALCYGAGDWDADRSIAPEMLSQVCGSVPCVTLMPGASPLKVLNPAGCPFDMSETAALVAGASLVVTVDTMIAHLAGALGRPVWLMLKAEPDWRWNPAARDSDWYPTARLYPQPQPGDWAGVIAAVLHDLMLAREPNDGPANDAGGARVLGRVTRQDDDPRHQARAIGAA, encoded by the coding sequence ATGGCGGCGGTGTTCGAACTCTGGACCAAAACGATGCGGGAACGCGATTATCCGCGTGCCTGGACGCTGGCCGACACCTCGCTCCGCGCGCGCGATCCAGCGACGCGGGACGATCCCCGGCTTCCTTATCATGAGCGCTGGGTGTGGGACGGGACGGCGCCCGACGGTCGCGACGTGTTGGTGCGCTGCTATCACGGGCTGGGCGACACGATCCAATATGCCCGCTTCCTGCCGCTGCTCGCCGCCCGCGCTCAGTCGCTGACGATCGAGGTGCAGCCGCGGCTGCTCGCGCTGCTGCGACCGCTGGTGCCGGGTGCGAGCTGGGTGCCGTTTGACCCCGCGCACCCGCTGCCGGCGGCCGAAGTCGACATCGGCATTACCGAACTCGACTTCGCGCTGCGGGCGGCCCCCGGCGACGCGGTAGTCCCGTACCTGACGGCCAAAGCCGCTGCGCTGCCTTCAGGCACCGTGGCGCTTTGTTATGGCGCGGGCGACTGGGATGCCGATCGGTCGATCGCGCCAGAAATGCTCTCACAGGTTTGCGGGAGCGTGCCGTGCGTCACGCTGATGCCAGGCGCCTCGCCGCTGAAGGTGCTCAACCCGGCGGGCTGCCCCTTCGACATGAGCGAGACCGCCGCGCTCGTCGCCGGCGCCTCGCTGGTCGTCACGGTCGACACGATGATCGCGCACCTCGCCGGCGCGCTCGGTCGGCCGGTGTGGCTGATGCTCAAGGCCGAACCCGACTGGCGCTGGAACCCCGCCGCGCGCGACAGCGACTGGTATCCGACCGCGCGCCTCTATCCGCAGCCGCAGCCCGGCGACTGGGCCGGCGTGATCGCGGCCGTGCTTCACGATCTCATGCTTGCAAGGGAGCCGAACGATGGACCAGCGAACGACGCCGGTGGTGCCCGTGTCCTGGGGCGAGTTACTCGACAAGATGACGATCCTCGACATCAAGCGCGCGCGATTGGTGCGGCCTGA
- a CDS encoding SDR family NAD(P)-dependent oxidoreductase produces the protein MEHVLITGGAGFIGRFVADELLSRGNRVRVLDSLIDQVHGATDGSAMLNREAELIRADVRDKAAVSRALDGIDSVIHLAAEVGVGQSMYEVERYTSTNDVGTAVLFEALIEKPVRRVVTASSMSIYGEGLYRDADGELVQDADRPTLRDGQANWEPVDDLGRPLTPVATPEWKRPNLASIYALNKYVQERTTHIMAAPYGMEGVCLRLFNVYGPGQALSNPYTGVLAIFASRLLNGQQPMIFEDGEQRRDFVHVSDVARAFADALVLPQAAGGTFNIGSGHHRSVTEVATELARAMGKNAIEPEIVGKARIGDIRHCFCDTSLAADRLDFRATQDFQAGLAELAEWVAQQTAQDRVAEMRAQLEARGLVA, from the coding sequence TTGGAACATGTCCTGATTACGGGCGGAGCAGGCTTTATCGGCCGATTCGTCGCGGACGAACTCCTCAGCCGCGGCAACCGCGTTCGCGTGCTCGACAGCCTGATCGATCAGGTCCACGGCGCCACCGACGGCTCGGCGATGCTCAACCGCGAAGCCGAACTGATCCGCGCCGACGTACGCGACAAGGCGGCGGTCTCGCGCGCGCTCGACGGCATCGATTCCGTCATCCACCTCGCCGCCGAAGTCGGCGTCGGCCAGTCGATGTACGAGGTTGAGCGCTATACCTCGACCAACGACGTCGGCACCGCCGTGCTGTTCGAGGCGCTGATCGAAAAGCCCGTGCGCCGCGTCGTCACCGCCTCCTCGATGAGCATCTATGGCGAAGGCCTGTACCGCGATGCCGATGGCGAGCTGGTCCAGGACGCCGATCGCCCGACGCTGCGCGACGGACAGGCCAATTGGGAGCCCGTCGACGATCTCGGCCGCCCGCTGACCCCCGTCGCCACGCCCGAGTGGAAGCGGCCCAATCTCGCCTCGATCTATGCGCTCAACAAATATGTGCAGGAGCGCACCACCCACATCATGGCCGCGCCGTACGGGATGGAGGGCGTGTGCCTGCGCCTCTTCAACGTCTATGGCCCGGGTCAGGCGCTGTCGAACCCCTATACCGGCGTGCTCGCGATCTTCGCCTCGCGCCTGCTCAACGGCCAGCAGCCGATGATCTTCGAGGATGGCGAGCAGCGGCGCGACTTCGTGCATGTCAGCGACGTCGCGCGCGCCTTTGCCGACGCGCTGGTGCTGCCCCAGGCGGCGGGCGGCACGTTCAACATCGGGTCGGGACACCACCGGTCGGTGACGGAGGTCGCGACCGAACTCGCCCGCGCCATGGGCAAGAACGCGATCGAGCCCGAGATCGTCGGCAAGGCGCGCATCGGCGACATTCGCCACTGCTTCTGCGACACCAGCCTGGCTGCAGACAGGCTCGATTTTCGCGCGACGCAGGATTTCCAGGCCGGGCTTGCCGAACTTGCCGAATGGGTGGCGCAGCAGACCGCGCAGGATCGCGTGGCGGAAATGCGCGCGCAGCTAGAGGCGCGGGGACTGGTCGCATGA
- a CDS encoding histidine phosphatase family protein produces the protein MRRLIYLVRHAAHDEVGRVLSGRSEIALNAAGRAEAAALAAHLSSLSIDAVFSSPRRRAVETAAIVAPGRAPVIEAALDEIDFGDWTGQRFDALPRDPRWHAWNAHRATATVPGGETMHAAAARALDFVRCIDAQAAMCVSHCDVIRGVVALAIGLSLDRLLDFDCDPASVTTLAIEGDHVRLVTLNERPNPLLRSS, from the coding sequence ATGCGGCGCCTGATTTATCTTGTCCGTCACGCCGCGCATGACGAGGTCGGTCGGGTGTTGAGCGGTCGGTCGGAGATCGCGCTCAACGCCGCCGGCCGCGCGGAAGCGGCAGCGCTCGCGGCACATCTGTCGTCACTGTCGATCGATGCGGTGTTCAGCAGCCCGCGCCGCCGCGCGGTCGAGACCGCCGCGATTGTCGCGCCGGGTCGGGCACCGGTGATCGAGGCGGCGCTCGACGAGATCGACTTCGGCGACTGGACCGGCCAGCGCTTCGATGCCCTGCCGCGCGATCCGCGCTGGCACGCGTGGAACGCGCATCGCGCAACGGCGACGGTTCCGGGCGGCGAGACGATGCACGCAGCCGCCGCGCGCGCGCTCGACTTCGTTCGCTGCATTGATGCGCAGGCGGCAATGTGCGTCTCGCATTGCGACGTGATCCGCGGCGTCGTCGCGCTGGCGATCGGGCTCTCGCTCGACCGCTTGCTCGACTTCGACTGCGATCCCGCTTCAGTCACGACGCTCGCGATCGAGGGCGATCACGTGCGCCTGGTCACCCTCAACGAGCGCCCGAACCCGCTACTCCGTTCGTCCTGA